In Cygnus atratus isolate AKBS03 ecotype Queensland, Australia chromosome 5, CAtr_DNAZoo_HiC_assembly, whole genome shotgun sequence, a single window of DNA contains:
- the APIP gene encoding methylthioribulose-1-phosphate dehydratase codes for MAAANGYGPGRDGAQEKLHPRNLIPELCRLFYDLGWVTGTGGGISLKHGNEIYIAPSGVQKERIQPEDMFVCDMNEQDISSPPPHKKLKKSQCTPLFMNAYTMRGAGAVIHTHSKAAVMATLLYRGSEFTITHQEMIKGIQKCTSGGYYRYDDTLVVPIIENTPEEKDLKERMAKAMEKYPDSCAVLVRRHGVYVWGETWEKAKTMCECYDYLFDIAVQMKQHGLDPSKHPAEENGIL; via the exons AAACCTTATCCCAGAACTTTGCAGACTGTTTTATGATTTAGGCTGGGTAACAGGAACTGGTGGAGGAATCAGCTTGAAACATGG GAATGAAATCTACATCGCTCCTTCAGGAGTCCAGAAGGAAAGAATACAG CCAGAAGATATGTTTGTTTGTGACATGAATGAGCAGGACATCAGTAGTCCCCCACCACAcaagaaactaaagaaaagcCAGTGCACACCTCTTTTTATGAATGCCTACACTATGAGAG gAGCAGGCGCAGTGATCCATACTCACTCCAAGGCTGCTGTTATGGCTACCCTTCTTTACCGAGGGAGTGAGTTCACTATTACCCATCAGGAGATGATAAAAGGAATACAGAAGTGTACTTCAGGAGGCTATTACCG aTATGATGATACACTAGTGGTTCCCATTATTGAGAATACACCAGAAGAGAAGGATCTCAAAGAAAGAATGgcaaaagcaatggaaaaatacCCAGATTCTTGCGCTGTATTGGTCAGACGTCATGGAGTTTATGTATGGGGAGAAACATGggaaaaagccaaaacaat gTGTGAGTGTTACGATTACCTATTTGACATCGCAGTGCAAATGAAACAGCATGGACTAGATCCTTCAAAACatccagcagaagaaaatgggaTCTTGTAA